A single genomic interval of Fibrobacter sp. UWB13 harbors:
- a CDS encoding DUF349 domain-containing protein, whose amino-acid sequence MSIFDAFKPKWQNSNPAKRIEAIADLDELTSQDIVERVALSDDNVEVRMAAVKKLAIIKTLQDISTKDSDAGVRRLAESRAFEEIVKKLKNFKESALNSEVLGYIEAIKDTRYTEDVLKATDNVTLKRELVKQCSKQSLLAQIATRDSSEEIALQAADRVTSESLQADLIKSSKHTSVRKKISDKVRAKKEAEDNGRKAAELLQSKREALIKQAHFLAAQKDAFATKPQFDDLMNEANALGMGESAATLNEIYESFNKFYDEANAAKKAAENAEAEKQAKIARLTESLTELEGLLEAGTTEENADRVNTIIQEWNEGKSVMDAALIKRFNNAYFKSQEAKKIEIPTAESENASEEEIAIRKSLLERLQALSETEIDENTGKHLHAIVREWEKLALLEGDDPILQAYNALRTKLSELISAFNEKTQKVIEENSKKLRGLIERIQNIDENQEFREIHKILRDTYQEWKEIVGEQKFKYHDLWQEYKIATSRFQEMQQWENWHNEKDRDTIIEEMDALSKETPSQAVLAKFRELCGKWREIGPISAAKFQDYRDRFQALVDKVKENCAPFIEEQNAERQKNLVDKEALCQKVEDLVANAEIFWKDKFKAVQEIQENWKNIGMVPKEAFAALNKRFKDAVNAFYAQHKENVKREDDSREANYEKKVALCMEAEAIKDSTDWNATSTKLKQLQDAWKATGPVPKSKSDEIWTRFRTACDSFFEKKRSHFEEMDAAKQKNLEQKQALCEKLEALDIANITPEVIEAYKAIDAEWKTIGMVPKDAVESINERFNAIVNKIVAKMAESDPELQAKIADIKKKKQEMIEKVRQFAESAGSNQLADAVRDIQKEWVTLGSCGNDDDELRKAFRDVCDDFFTRRRDQLDIQEQARQNNLQKKILLCEQAEDLLTDLNDQTVVASMNKVKHFRRLWKEVGAVPREHSEKIWKRFNSACDQVFAFGRKDEKKEEAPAATTEA is encoded by the coding sequence ATGAGCATTTTTGACGCATTTAAACCGAAATGGCAAAATTCCAACCCCGCAAAGCGCATCGAAGCAATTGCAGACTTGGATGAACTCACTAGTCAAGATATTGTCGAACGAGTGGCCCTTTCTGATGATAATGTCGAAGTGCGAATGGCTGCAGTTAAGAAACTTGCAATTATTAAGACACTTCAGGATATTTCGACAAAAGACAGCGATGCCGGCGTACGCCGTTTGGCAGAATCGAGAGCTTTCGAAGAAATCGTCAAAAAGCTGAAAAACTTTAAAGAATCCGCTCTGAATAGCGAAGTCCTCGGTTACATCGAAGCCATCAAGGACACGCGCTATACCGAAGATGTCCTCAAGGCAACAGACAACGTAACTTTGAAGAGAGAACTTGTCAAGCAGTGCAGCAAGCAGTCCTTGCTCGCCCAGATCGCTACCCGCGATTCCAGCGAAGAAATCGCACTGCAAGCCGCAGACCGCGTAACGTCTGAATCATTGCAGGCAGACCTCATCAAGAGCTCCAAGCACACCTCCGTCCGTAAGAAGATTTCGGATAAAGTTCGTGCCAAGAAGGAAGCCGAAGACAATGGCAGAAAGGCAGCCGAACTCTTGCAGAGCAAGCGCGAAGCCCTCATCAAGCAGGCTCACTTCCTCGCCGCCCAAAAGGACGCTTTTGCCACCAAGCCACAGTTCGACGATTTGATGAACGAAGCAAATGCTCTCGGCATGGGCGAATCTGCTGCAACGCTCAATGAAATTTACGAAAGCTTCAACAAGTTCTACGACGAAGCGAACGCAGCAAAGAAGGCTGCAGAAAACGCCGAAGCTGAAAAGCAGGCAAAGATTGCACGCCTCACGGAATCGCTCACTGAACTCGAAGGATTGCTCGAAGCAGGCACGACCGAAGAAAACGCAGACCGCGTGAATACAATCATCCAGGAATGGAACGAAGGCAAGTCCGTCATGGATGCAGCCTTGATCAAGCGCTTCAACAACGCCTACTTCAAGTCTCAAGAAGCAAAGAAGATTGAAATTCCGACCGCAGAATCTGAAAACGCAAGCGAAGAAGAAATAGCCATCCGCAAGAGCCTTCTCGAACGTCTCCAGGCACTTTCTGAAACGGAAATCGATGAAAACACGGGCAAGCACTTGCATGCCATCGTTCGCGAATGGGAAAAGCTCGCACTCCTCGAAGGCGACGATCCGATTCTCCAGGCATACAATGCTCTCCGCACCAAGCTGAGCGAACTCATCAGCGCATTCAACGAAAAGACCCAGAAGGTCATCGAAGAAAATTCCAAGAAGCTCCGCGGCCTCATCGAACGCATCCAGAACATCGATGAAAACCAGGAATTCCGCGAAATCCACAAAATTCTCCGCGACACTTATCAGGAATGGAAGGAAATCGTTGGCGAACAGAAGTTCAAGTACCACGATCTCTGGCAGGAATACAAGATTGCCACCTCCCGTTTCCAGGAAATGCAGCAGTGGGAAAACTGGCACAACGAAAAGGACCGTGACACCATCATCGAAGAAATGGACGCGCTCTCCAAGGAAACTCCGAGCCAGGCTGTGCTTGCCAAGTTCCGCGAACTCTGCGGCAAATGGCGTGAAATCGGCCCGATTTCTGCAGCCAAGTTCCAAGACTACCGCGACCGCTTCCAGGCTCTCGTAGACAAGGTCAAGGAAAACTGCGCACCGTTCATCGAAGAACAGAACGCCGAACGCCAAAAGAACCTCGTCGACAAGGAAGCCCTCTGCCAGAAGGTCGAAGACCTCGTTGCTAACGCTGAAATTTTCTGGAAGGACAAATTCAAGGCAGTGCAGGAAATCCAGGAAAACTGGAAGAACATTGGCATGGTCCCGAAGGAAGCTTTTGCAGCCCTCAACAAGCGTTTCAAGGACGCCGTAAACGCCTTCTATGCCCAGCACAAAGAAAATGTGAAGCGCGAAGATGACAGCCGCGAAGCCAACTACGAAAAGAAGGTTGCTCTCTGCATGGAAGCCGAAGCCATCAAGGATTCGACAGACTGGAACGCCACCTCCACCAAGCTCAAGCAGTTGCAGGACGCATGGAAGGCAACAGGCCCAGTGCCGAAGAGCAAGTCCGACGAAATTTGGACACGCTTCCGCACCGCTTGCGATTCCTTCTTTGAAAAGAAGCGCAGCCACTTTGAAGAAATGGACGCCGCCAAGCAGAAGAACCTCGAACAGAAGCAGGCCCTCTGCGAAAAGCTCGAAGCTCTCGACATCGCCAACATCACTCCAGAAGTCATCGAAGCTTACAAGGCCATCGATGCTGAATGGAAGACGATTGGCATGGTCCCGAAGGACGCTGTAGAATCCATCAACGAACGCTTCAACGCAATCGTCAATAAGATTGTCGCCAAGATGGCTGAATCTGACCCGGAACTCCAGGCCAAGATTGCAGACATCAAGAAGAAGAAGCAGGAAATGATCGAAAAGGTCCGCCAGTTTGCCGAAAGCGCAGGTTCCAACCAGCTCGCCGATGCCGTTCGCGACATCCAGAAGGAATGGGTCACGCTCGGTTCTTGCGGTAACGACGACGATGAACTCCGCAAGGCATTCCGCGATGTCTGCGATGACTTCTTCACCCGCCGCCGCGACCAGCTCGACATTCAGGAACAGGCTCGCCAGAACAACCTCCAGAAGAAGATTCTTCTCTGCGAACAGGCCGAAGACTTGCTCACCGACTTGAACGATCAGACGGTCGTTGCCTCGATGAACAAGGTCAAGCATTTCCGCCGCTTGTGGAAGGAAGTCGGTGCCGTTCCTCGTGAGCACTCCGAAAAGATCTGGAAGCGCTTCAATTCCGCTTGTGACCAGGTATTTGCCTTCGGCCGCAAGGACGAAAAGAAGGAAGAAGCTCCGGCAGCAACAACTGAAGCTTAA
- a CDS encoding L-threonylcarbamoyladenylate synthase: MKFPPWTSVSEAARLLKEGEVVAIPTETVYGLAGNAFEPKALAKIFAAKERPTFDPLIVHIADIAQLTDIAKDIPDSAYRLAEAYWPGPMTIILPKKDCIPDLCTSALPSVAVRFPSHPIAQAIIKESGLPLAAPSANLFKHVSPTTAEHVAAQLADRIAGIVDGGPCSVGVESSIISLIGEPTVMRPGAITPEMFKAILGEVKIKESTSKPGQPMLAPGQCDTHYRPQVPLYYGEVPAGYKLPEHTVRIAFGTQQGPVPATVNLSATGDMVEATSKLYAFMHDLDDPKFDLILVDPIPNTGVGMALNDRLKRASIKSLP, encoded by the coding sequence ATGAAATTCCCGCCATGGACAAGTGTAAGCGAAGCAGCCCGCCTCCTCAAGGAAGGCGAAGTCGTCGCCATCCCGACAGAAACGGTTTACGGGCTCGCCGGTAACGCTTTCGAGCCCAAAGCTCTCGCCAAGATTTTCGCAGCTAAAGAACGCCCGACGTTCGACCCGCTGATTGTCCATATCGCAGACATTGCACAGCTCACCGACATCGCGAAGGACATTCCCGATAGCGCCTACAGACTCGCCGAAGCCTATTGGCCGGGCCCGATGACGATTATCCTTCCCAAGAAGGATTGCATCCCCGACCTTTGCACAAGCGCCCTCCCCTCCGTGGCCGTGCGCTTCCCGAGCCATCCGATTGCACAGGCAATCATCAAGGAATCAGGGCTCCCGCTTGCCGCCCCGAGCGCAAATCTCTTTAAGCATGTAAGCCCGACAACGGCAGAACACGTAGCAGCACAGCTCGCCGACCGCATCGCGGGCATTGTCGATGGCGGCCCCTGTTCAGTCGGTGTCGAAAGTTCCATCATCTCGCTCATCGGTGAACCGACCGTCATGCGCCCAGGCGCCATCACGCCAGAGATGTTCAAGGCCATTCTCGGTGAAGTGAAAATCAAGGAATCTACGTCCAAGCCGGGCCAGCCGATGCTCGCCCCCGGCCAATGCGACACGCATTACCGCCCGCAAGTCCCGCTTTACTACGGTGAAGTCCCAGCCGGCTACAAACTGCCGGAGCATACCGTTCGCATAGCATTCGGTACACAGCAAGGCCCTGTTCCTGCAACTGTAAATTTGTCAGCAACAGGCGACATGGTCGAAGCAACATCCAAGCTTTACGCATTCATGCACGACCTCGACGACCCAAAATTCGATTTGATTCTCGTGGACCCCATCCCGAACACAGGCGTCGGCATGGCGCTCAACGACCGCTTGAAACGCGCAAGCATCAAGTCATTACCGTAA